The following are encoded together in the Neofelis nebulosa isolate mNeoNeb1 chromosome 9, mNeoNeb1.pri, whole genome shotgun sequence genome:
- the TRMT6 gene encoding tRNA (adenine(58)-N(1))-methyltransferase non-catalytic subunit TRM6 isoform X2 encodes MEGPGEAPGPQPPHPEDHRIRDGDFVVLKREDVFKAVQVQRRKKVTFEKQWFYLDNIIGHSYGTTFEVTNGGSLQPKKKKEEPTSETKEAGTDNRNIIDDGKSQKLTQDDIKALKDKGIKGEEIVQQLIENSTTFRDKTEFAQDKYIKKKKKKYEAIITVVKPSTRILSIMYYAREPGKINHMRYDTLAQMLTLGNIRAGNKMIVMETCAGLVLGAMMERMGGFGSIIQLYPGGGPVRAATACFGFPKSFLSGLYEFPLNKVDSLLNGTFSAEMLSSEPKDSASVEESNGTLEEKQTSEQEKEDSVAEAQESHHPQEQETMEIVSQDPEYKEPKERGSKKDYIQEKQRRQEEQRKRHLEAAALLGERNADGLIVASRFHPTPLLLTLLDFVAPSRPFVVYCQYKESSSTLFMLLAAVGMLYKTAGKRRGHQPQTV; translated from the exons ATGGAGGGCCCAGGGGAGGCGCCGGGCCCACAGCCACCGCATCCCGAGGACCACCGCATCCGCGACGGCGACTTCGTGGTGCTGAAACGGGAAGATGTGTTCAAAGCAGTGCAAGTCCAGCGGAGAAA AAAAGTAACTTTTGAAAAGCAGTGGTTCTATCTGGATAACATCATTGGCCATAGTTATGGAACCACATTTGAAGTGACCAATGGAGGAAGTCTTCAGCctaagaagaagaaggaagagcctACTTCAG AGACCAAAGAAGCGGGCACTGATAATCGAAATATAATTGATGATGGGAAATCTCAGAAACTTACTCAAGATGACATAAAAGCTTTAAAGGACAAGGGCATTAAAGGAGAG GAAATAGTTCAGCAATTAATTGAAAATAGTACAACATTCCGAGACAAGACAGAATTTGctcaagataaatatataaaaaagaagaaaaagaa gTATGAAGCCATCATTACTGTTGTGAAGCCATCCACCCGCATTCTTTCAATTATGTATTATGCAAGAGAACCTGGAAAAATTAA ccacATGAGATACGATACCCTAGCCCAGATGTTGACGTTGGGAAATATCCGTGCTGGCAATAAAATGATTGTAATGGAAACGTGTGCAGGCTTGGTACTGGGTGCAATGATGGAACGAATGGGAG gctTTGGTTCCATTATTCAGCTGTACCCTGGAGGTGGACCTGTTCGGGCAGCAACAGCATGTTTTGGATTTCCCAAATCTTTCCTCAGTGGTCTTTATGAATTCCCACTCAACAAAGTGGACAGTCTCCTAAATGGCACGTTTTCTGCAGAGATGTTATCTTCAGAGCCTAAAGACAGTGCTTCAGTTGAAGAAAGTAATGGCACCCTGGAGGAAAAACAGACTtcagagcaagagaaggaagacagtgtGGCAGAAGCCCAAGAGAGCCATCACCCACAGGAACAAGAAACAATGGAAATTGTCTCTCAAGATCCAGAATATAAGGAGCCtaaagagagaggaagcaaaaaaGATTAT attcaggaaaagcagaggagacaagaagagcaaaggaaaagacaTTTAGAGGCTGCTGCTCTGCTGGGTGAAAGAAATGCAGATGG TTTAATTGTAGCTAGTCGTTTCCATCCCACTCCACTCCTGCTGACTTTGCTGGACTTCGTGGCCCCTTCAAGGCCATTCGTGGTCTACTGTCAGTATAAAGAG TCATCCTCAACTCTTTTTATGCTTTTAGCCGCTGTTGGAATGCTATACAAAACTGCGGGAAAGAGGAGGGGTCATCAACCTCAGACTGTCTGA